A window of Armatimonadota bacterium genomic DNA:
CCTACTGGGCGCGCCCCGACAGGTCGGGGCGCGGGGAACTCGCGACCTCCATGGGAGGTCGCGCCCAGTTCATGTGCTGCAAGGCATAATCATGCTTTGCCCCCGCCCTGTTGAGCGCGATGTGGGTGATGATAAGCTTCAAGGGGAAGGTTGGGTGAGGGTGACACGGCTGCGGGGTGCGGCTCGACCCGACTTACTCTCACCCGTCCCGATAGGACCCGGGCGCAGCCCACGCGGTGGATGGTCCTGACCGCCCAAGCACGGAGTGGCGAGGTCGCTCCGCGACCGCTACCCCGGCGGCTTCGGCGCCTACGGGCTCCTGGGGGATGACCTCCCCCCGGACTAACGGCGGCATGGTCTGAGCATGCTTTGCATCGGGACTACCGTTCGTCGAGCGCCCTCAGTGCCGCTCCCGCAGGAGCGAACCCGGGGGCGAGGTCGAGCGCGCGGCGAAACTGCCGCCGCGCATCCTCGGTGCGACCGAGGTCGGCGTAGATGACGCCCAGGTGATACTCGATTTCCGCGTTGTCCGGCGCAAGCTCGCACGCCCGCTCCAGCAGCCCGGCAGCGCGCCGCTGATCGCCGAGGCGATAGTGCGCCCACCCGAGGCTGTCAATGATGATGCCGCGCTTGGGCTCCAGCTCCACCGCCCGCTCGATCAGCGGCAGAGCTTCGCGCGTCAGCTTGTCGGCGTCGGCCAGCAGGTAACCGATGTCGTTAAGCGCGAGCGCATTGTCATAGAACCGCCGGTAGGCTCGGTGCACGACTTGCCGCGCCCAGGGGTCGCGGCCAAGCTGAGCGGCAGCCAGGATCGCGTCCTGGTACACGACGAAGGGTTGGTTCGGGTTCACCTCCAGGCTGCGGCGCAGGTGCGGCAGCGCCCGGTCCGGTCGCGGCGGCTCCATCCGCATGTATGCCATGCCGATACGCGCGCGCAGGCTGGCGGAATCGCTCTCCAGCCGCAGCGCCCGGGCGAAGCTGCGGTCGGCGGTCGCCAGATCGCCGCGCTCGGCCGCCCGTGCCCCGTCAGCGAACGCGTCCTCAGCGCCCACGCGTGACCGGTAATCCCGCACCACCGAACACCCCGCGGCCGACGTGATGATCGCACACG
This region includes:
- a CDS encoding tetratricopeptide repeat protein: MTHMARKAVAFLQRALAAPARALTPAVIACAIITSAAGCSVVRDYRSRVGAEDAFADGARAAERGDLATADRSFARALRLESDSASLRARIGMAYMRMEPPRPDRALPHLRRSLEVNPNQPFVVYQDAILAAAQLGRDPWARQVVHRAYRRFYDNALALNDIGYLLADADKLTREALPLIERAVELEPKRGIIIDSLGWAHYRLGDQRRAAGLLERACELAPDNAEIEYHLGVIYADLGRTEDARRQFRRALDLAPGFAPAGAALRALDER